The genome window TCTAGTGCTTTATTAACAGATTTATCTGTTGCTTGGGCGCTTAAAACAACAGCAATAAGAAGTTGAAAGGCATTATTATGATTTAACTCACATTTTGCATCGGGCCAATTTTGCTGCAGCGTAGAAAAAATATTATAAATTATTTTTTTATCATAAATAATTTTCGCAGATTTTTTCATTTAGCATAACCCCAATCTCTTAATGCATTTTGTAAAGCTGCACCAGCCCCCGCTCCTTCTATTTGTTGTACCTGTTCATTTGCTAAAGTTTTTTTAATAACAATAACATTATCTGTATTTTTATAATTTAGATCCATTAATCCATTTGGTGGAGAATAAAAAGAACAAATATTATCATTTATAACTTTCGTTACAAATTTTTTATCTACTAAGTTTCCATTTGAACAAACAACTAATTTATTTTCACTTTTAAAATCAAGATTAACCAAATTTGATTTTCCTAAATTAATCCAAATTTCTTCTTCAGGAGCAATTTTTCCATTAAAAGTAAATATATAGTCACTATTTTTTCTAATTGATTCAAACTTGATTTTTTCTGGAAGTAACGAAACCTGAGGTGGATGATTAAAATCTAAATTATCAATTTCTAAATCAAATTTTAGAATGCCATTATACTTAGATGTTAATCTTAACATTTTATCAGAAGGTGAAATTTTAAAATATTCTTGGCGCAATTTTTTTAATTCTAAATAAGAAACATTAGGTACAATTTTTTCTGAATGGTCATTAAAATTTACGGAAGAAAACATTTCTGGTTGATACCAACTAATTTTTTCGCTCCAAGGATTATGAGTTAAATACAATTTAACACTATCTGGTGTTAGTTGTCGGATATATTTTACAGGTTTTTTAGCAAAAATATCATCCCAATAAAGCATACCTGCATATTTATGTGCATCAAAATAAATATGATTTCTATTTTTTAGTAAGTCAGAAAAAGTATATTGCGAATCATTTTTTAAAGCATTAGAAAAATCTATTCCTTTCCAATTGTGCGATATTATTTTATCTCCAGCAATATTTGAAATAGTAGGAAATAAATCAACATGCGTTGTTGGAATTGAAATAGTACGCCCAAAATGTTGCTTTTCTTCTGCAATTTTTATTATTAATGGTACTCTAAGTTCTTCATCAAATAATGAATTTCCTTTGTCAGCATATCCTCCATCAATATTTTGGGGGACTCCTAAAAAATAATACCAAGGAAGAACGTTTAATTGTGCTCCATGATCAGCCGTAATTACAATGTCAACATTTTCATAAATTCCTAAGTCTTTTAATTTTTGTAGAATATTTGGCAATTCACTATCCCAATATCTAGCGACACCATTATATAATTGTCTTTTTTGATTTAAGCCAAAAGGTTTAGAAAAAAATTTGGTTAGATCAATTTTATCAACGGGTGGTTTATAAGGTCCGTGAGAAGTATTATAATGTAAATAAAGAAAAAAAGGTGCCTCACCATAATTTTCTAACCAATTCCCCATTTGTTCAGTTATGATTCTTGCTTCATATTCAGGATTTTCAGTAATAATGGCGTTATGGAAACCTAAATCTAGTCCACCTTCTAAGGCTTCAGTAAATAAAGAAAGCCAACCAATTCCTCCTACTCTGTATCCTAAATTTTG of Pigmentibacter sp. JX0631 contains these proteins:
- a CDS encoding sulfatase, whose product is MKMYKIKRQFIRLILRPLKVLRLSLVYFYGRFALALAIRGIKLPGLNAIKKRMPTTALGAFERQVLIYEIKSERYFFRIGPLWIRKIIDQISFLFAKNKFWFLIVVKATSAIVIIAIPILFFILIRGILPVPERVPYKNINNKLTSNSNIKVDWLYTEKIPSNQENLLYANKKYNFINPNDSRGVSISPVLENNVPNGLLHFGIGYYPIKFNLVRGFLVSENSSIEINKIKNVPIEVEDGNKLRIQYYLFPTKDRNIHQCKIELFDENGNILTNLIEHTPQKIPARSATSLKTAWNERFIPNSSANFGNLGEFIINLKIPPKKIIAKVTEVDINKEAGKNIFLNANDKDYSEIFKQTFPNSKGTDITDENCIFALGDFSFERRVVNPPKRRGIIFIVIDTLKAETAYDEDLMPNLNFFAKETAVKFLEHRAQSNMTVPSIVSLMTSNYPREVGTVAFAYAADYKSKKNFYHREIPTIATTMQNLGYRVGGIGWLSLFTEALEGGLDLGFHNAIITENPEYEARIITEQMGNWLENYGEAPFFLYLHYNTSHGPYKPPVDKIDLTKFFSKPFGLNQKRQLYNGVARYWDSELPNILQKLKDLGIYENVDIVITADHGAQLNVLPWYYFLGVPQNIDGGYADKGNSLFDEELRVPLIIKIAEEKQHFGRTISIPTTHVDLFPTISNIAGDKIISHNWKGIDFSNALKNDSQYTFSDLLKNRNHIYFDAHKYAGMLYWDDIFAKKPVKYIRQLTPDSVKLYLTHNPWSEKISWYQPEMFSSVNFNDHSEKIVPNVSYLELKKLRQEYFKISPSDKMLRLTSKYNGILKFDLEIDNLDFNHPPQVSLLPEKIKFESIRKNSDYIFTFNGKIAPEEEIWINLGKSNLVNLDFKSENKLVVCSNGNLVDKKFVTKVINDNICSFYSPPNGLMDLNYKNTDNVIVIKKTLANEQVQQIEGAGAGAALQNALRDWGYAK